One part of the Schistocerca piceifrons isolate TAMUIC-IGC-003096 chromosome 7, iqSchPice1.1, whole genome shotgun sequence genome encodes these proteins:
- the LOC124805523 gene encoding spore wall protein 2-like: MGKTQIWEKRNGEDRKSGEDRKSGEDRKSGEDRKSGEDRKSGEDPKSGEDRKSGEDPKSGEDPKSGEDRKSGEDPKSGEDPKSGEDPKSGEDPKSGEDPKSGEDPKSGEDPKSGEDPKSGEDPKSGEDPKSGEDPKSGEDPKSGEDPKSGEDPKSGEDPKSGEDPKSGEDPKSGEDPKSGEDPKSGEDPKSGEDPKSGEDPKSGEDPKSGEDPKSGEDPKSGEDPKSGEDPKSGEDPKSGEDPKSGEDPKSGEDPKSGEDPKSGEDPKSGEDPKSGEDPKSGEDPKSGEDPKSGEDPKSGEDPKSGEDPKSGEDPKSGEDPKSGEDPKSGEDPKSGEDPKSGEDPKSGEDPKSGEDPKSGEDPKSGEDPKSGEDPKSGEDPKSGEDPKSGEDPKSGEDPKSGEDPKSGEDPKSGEDPKSGEDPKSGEDPKSGEDPKSGEDPKSGEDPKSGEDPKSGEDPKSGEDPKSGEDPKSGEDPKSGEDPKSGEDPKSGEDPKSGEDPKSGEDPKSGEDPKSGEDPKSGEDPKSGEDPKSGEDPKSGEDPKSGEDPKSGEDPKSGEDPKSGEDPKSGEDPKSGEDPKSGEDPKSGEDPKSGEDPKSGEDPKSGEDPKSGEDPKSGEDPKSGEDPKSGEDPKSGEDPKSGEDPKSGEDPKSGEDPKSGEDPKSGEDPKSGEDPKSGEDPKSGEDPKSGEDPKSGEDPKSGEDPKSGEDPKSGEDPKSGEDPKSGEDPKSGEDPKSGEDPKSGEDPKSGEDPKSGEDPKSGEDPKSGEDPKSGEDPKSGEDPKSGEDPKSGEDPKSGEDPKSGEDPKSGEDPKSGEDPKSGEDPKSGEDPKSGEDPKSGEDPKSGEDPKSGEDPKSGEDPKSGEDPKSGEDPKSGEDPKSGEDPKSGEDPKSGEDPKSGEDPKSGEDPKSGEDPKSGEDPKSGEDPKSGEDPKSGEDPKSGEDPKSGEDPKSGEDPKSGEDPKSGEDPKSGEDPKSGEDPKSGEDPKSGEDPKSGEDPKSGEDPKSGEDPKSGEDPKSGEDPKSGEDPKSGEDPKSGEDPKSGEDPKSGEDPKSGEDPKSGEDPKSGEDPKSGEDPKSGEDPKSGEDPKSGEHPKSGEHPKSGEDPKSGEHPKSGEHPKSGEHPKSGEHPKSGEHPKSGEHPKSGEHPKSGEHPKSGEHPKSGEHPKSGEHPKSGEHPKSGEHPKSGEHPKSGEHPKSGEHPKSGEHPKSGEHPKSGEHPKSGEHPKSGEHRKSGEHRKSGEHRKSGEHQLSNKDGLNIVILYV, translated from the exons atgggaaaaacgcaaatatgggaaaaacgcaa tggagaagaccgcaaaagtggagaagaccgcaaaagtggagaagaccgcaaaagtggagaagaccgcaaaagtggagaagaccgcaaaagtggagaagaccccaaaagtggagaagaccgcaaaagtggagaagaccccaaaagtggagaagaccccaaaagtggagaagaccgcaaaagtggagaagaccccaaaagtggagaagaccccaaaagtggagaagaccccaaaagtggagaagaccccaaaagtggagaagaccccaaaagtggagaagaccccaaaagtggagaagaccccaaaagtggagaagaccccaaaagtggagaagaccccaaaagtggagaagaccccaaaagtggagaagaccccaaaagtggagaagaccccaaaagtggagaagaccccaaaagtggagaagaccccaaaagtggagaagaccccaaaagtggagaagaccccaaaagtggagaagaccccaaaagtggagaagaccccaaaagtggagaagaccccaaaagtggagaagaccccaaaagtggagaagaccccaaaagtggagaagaccccaaaagtggagaagaccccaaaagtggagaagaccccaaaagtggagaagaccccaaaagtggagaagaccccaaaagtggagaagaccccaaaagtggagaagaccccaaaagtggagaagaccccaaaagtggagaagaccccaaaagtggagaagaccccaaaagtggagaagaccccaaaagtggagaagaccccaaaagtggagaagaccccaaaagtggagaagaccccaaaagtggagaagaccccaaaagtggagaagaccccaaaagtggagaagaccccaaaagtggagaagaccccaaaagtggagaagaccccaaaagtggagaagaccccaaaagtggagaagaccccaaaagtggagaagaccccaaaagtggagaagaccccaaaagtggagaagaccccaaaagtggagaagaccccaaaagtggagaagaccccaaaagtggagaagaccccaaaagtggagaagaccccaaaagtggagaagaccccaaaagtggagaagaccccaaaagtggagaagaccccaaaagtggagaagaccccaaaagtggagaagaccccaaaagtggagaagaccccaaaagtggagaagaccccaaaagtggagaagaccccaaaagtggagaagaccccaaaagtggagaagaccccaaaagtggagaagaccccaaaagtggagaagaccccaaaagtggagaagaccccaaaagtggagaagaccccaaaagtggagaagaccccaaaagtggagaagaccccaaaagtggagaagaccccaaaagtggagaagaccccaaaagtggagaagaccccaaaagtggagaagaccccaaaagtggagaagaccccaaaagtggagaagaccccaaaagtggagaagaccccaaaagtggagaagaccccaaaagtggagaagaccccaaaagtggagaagaccccaaaagtggagaagaccccaaaagtggagaagaccccaaaagtggagaagaccccaaaagtggagaagaccccaaaagtggagaagaccccaaaagtggagaagaccccaaaagtggagaagaccccaaaagtggagaagaccccaaaagtggagaagaccccaaaagtggagaagaccccaaaagtggagaagaccccaaaagtggagaagaccccaaaagtggagaagaccccaaaagtggagaagaccccaaaagtggagaagaccccaaaagtggagaagaccccaaaagtggagaagaccccaaaagtggagaagaccccaaaagtggagaagaccccaaaagtggagaagaccccaaaagtggagaagaccccaaaagtggagaagaccccaaaagtggagaagaccccaaaagtggagaagaccccaaaagtggagaagaccccaaaagtggagaagaccccaaaagtggagaagaccccaaaagtggagaagaccccaaaagtggagaagaccccaaaagtggagaagaccccaaaagtggagaagaccccaaaagtggagaagaccccaaaagtggagaagaccccaaaagtggagaagaccccaaaagtggagaagaccccaaaagtggagaagaccccaaaagtggagaagaccccaaaagtggagaagaccccaaaagtggagaagaccccaaaagtggagaagaccccaaaagtggagaagaccccaaaagtggagaagaccccaaaagtggagaagaccccaaaagtggagaagaccccaaaagtggagaagaccccaaaagtggagaagaccccaaaagtggagaagaccccaaaagtggagaagaccccaaaagtggagaagaccccaaaagtggagaagaccccaaaagtggagaagaccccaaaagtggagaagaccccaaaagtggagaagaccccaaaagtggagaagaccccaaaagtggagaagaccccaaaagtggagaagaccccaaaagtggagaagaccccaaaagtggagaagaccccaaaagtggagaagaccccaaaagtggagaagaccccaaaagtggagaagaccccaaaagtggagaagaccccaaaagtggagaagaccccaaaagtggagaagaccccaaaagtggagaagaccccaaaagtggagaagaccccaaaagtggagaagaccccaaaagtggagaagaccccaaaagtggagaagaccccaaaagtggagaagaccccaaaagtggagaagaccccaaaagtggagaagaccccaaaagtggagaagaccccaaaagtggagaagaccccaaaagtggagaagaccccaaaagtggagaagaccccaaaagtggagaagaccccaaaagtggagaagaccccaaaagtggagaagaccccaaaagtggagaagaccccaaaagtggagaagaccccaaaagtggagaagaccccaaaagtggagaagaccccaaaagtggagaagaccccaaaagtggagaagaccccaaaagtggagaagaccccaaaagtggagaagaccccaaaagtggagaagaccccaaaagtggagaagaccccaaaagtggagaagaccccaaaagtggagaagaccccaaaagtggagaagaccccaaaagtggagaagaccccaaaagtggagaagaccccaaaagtggagaagaccccaaaagtggagaacaccccaaaagtggagaacaccccaaaagtggagaagaccccaaaagtggagaacaccccaaaagtggagaacaccccaaaagtggagaacaccccaaaagtggagaacaccccaaaagtggagaacaccccaaaagtggagaacaccccaaaagtggagaacaccccaaaagtggagaacaccccaaaagtggagaacaccccaaaagtggagaacaccccaaaagtggagaacaccccaaaagtggagaacaccccaaaagtggagaacaccccaaaagtggagaacaccccaaaagtggagaacaccccaaaagtggagaacaccccaaaagtggagaacaccccaaaagtggagaacaccccaaaagtggagaacaccccaaaagtggagaacaccccaaaagtggagaacacCGCAAAAGTGGAGAACACCGCAAAAGTGGAGAACACCGCAAAAGTGGAGAACACC